TGCAGATCGAAAATGAGTATGGGTCTTATGGAATGGAAAAAGACTATCTTCGTCAAACTAAACAATTGATGGAAGAGTTTGGTGTTGATGTACCACTGTTTACTTCAGATGGTGCGTGGGATGAAGTACTTGATGCTGGAACATTGATTGAAGAAGATATCTTTGTGACAGGTAATTTCGGAAGTCATTCAAAGGAAAATGCTCAAGTGATGCAAAACTTCATGAAACGTCATGGAAAAAAATGGCCGATCATGTGTATGGAATATTGGGATGGTTGGTTTAATCGTTGGAATGAACCAATCATCAAACGAGATGGGCAAGAGCTAGCGACAGAAGTCAAAGATATGTTGGAAGTTGGTTCGTTAAATTTATATATGTTTCATGGTGGGACAAACTTTGGCTTTTATAATGGCTGTTCAGCACGCGGTGTGTTAGATTTGCCGCAAGTCACAAGTTACGATTATGATGCATTGTTGACGGAATGGGGCGAGCCGACAGAAAAGTATTTTCATGTTCAAAAAGCCATCAAAGAAGTCTGTCCAGAAGTTTGGCAAGCAGAACCGCGTAAAAAAGAACTGATGAACCTCGGGACATATCCTATAAAAGAAAGTGTTTCACTATTTGCAACAAAGGATCAGATGATCCAGGCTCAGCAGGCGATGTATCCATTAAGTATGGAAGAAGCCGGTGAGGGATATGGCTATATGTTGTATTCAGTAGAATTGAAAAATTATTTTCATGAAAATAAATTAAAAATCGTTGAAGCTAGCGACCGAGTCCAAGTTTATGTGGATGGAAAGTATCAGACGACGCAGTATCAAGAAACAGTCGGAGAAGAGTTGGCGATAAATGGACAACCCGATAAAAAAGAAATCAGTTTAGATGTTTTGGTTGAAAATTTAGGCCGAGTCAATTATGGATTTAAACTAAATAGTCCTACTCAATCAAAAGGGATCCGCGGCGGTATTATGCAGGATATTCATTTTCATCAAGGATATAGACACTATCCGTTAACGTTGTCTGAAAGTCAGTTGCAGGCTATTGATTATACAGCGGGAAGTAATCCACAACAGCCTTCGTTTTATCGAATAGAGGTTGAGCTGGATACATTAGGGGACACGTTTATTGATTGTTCTGACTATGGTAAAGGGGTTGTGTTAGTCAATGGTGTCAACCTTGGGCGTTACTGGGAGGTCGGGCCGATCCGATCATTATACTGCCCAAAAGAATTTTTGAAAAAGGGTCATAACGAAGTGGTGATTTTTGAGACGGAAGGTCGAGAAATCAAAGAACTGCACTTCTCAGAAAAAGCCATTGTCGATTAAAAAATCGAAGCAGAAGCTTACTCAGCTTCTACTTCGATTTTTGTTTTGAAATATTTCCAGTGTTTATAACTAACGATATACTCGGCAACACTTCCG
The DNA window shown above is from Enterococcus sp. 12C11_DIV0727 and carries:
- a CDS encoding glycoside hydrolase family 35 protein; translation: MQTFEIKEDFLLDGKPVKLISGAIHYFRMTPGQWEDSLYNLKALGANTVETYIPWNLHEHIEGTYDFEDLKDIEAFVKLAQEIGLLVILRPSVYICAEWEFGGLPAWLLREKGMRLRSTDPRFMEKVRQYFSVLIPKLIPLQLTQGGPVIMMQIENEYGSYGMEKDYLRQTKQLMEEFGVDVPLFTSDGAWDEVLDAGTLIEEDIFVTGNFGSHSKENAQVMQNFMKRHGKKWPIMCMEYWDGWFNRWNEPIIKRDGQELATEVKDMLEVGSLNLYMFHGGTNFGFYNGCSARGVLDLPQVTSYDYDALLTEWGEPTEKYFHVQKAIKEVCPEVWQAEPRKKELMNLGTYPIKESVSLFATKDQMIQAQQAMYPLSMEEAGEGYGYMLYSVELKNYFHENKLKIVEASDRVQVYVDGKYQTTQYQETVGEELAINGQPDKKEISLDVLVENLGRVNYGFKLNSPTQSKGIRGGIMQDIHFHQGYRHYPLTLSESQLQAIDYTAGSNPQQPSFYRIEVELDTLGDTFIDCSDYGKGVVLVNGVNLGRYWEVGPIRSLYCPKEFLKKGHNEVVIFETEGREIKELHFSEKAIVD